One Pleurocapsa sp. PCC 7327 DNA segment encodes these proteins:
- a CDS encoding rhomboid family intramembrane serine protease: MVPLHDNNPTRITPYLTYTLIGINVFVFLHELSLSPQQLEQFFYTYGVVPRELTASLSSGDTDRIISQSLTLVTSQFLHGGFLHIAGNMLFLWVFGNNIEDQLGRIKYLIFYLTCGVLAALTQWFFSMQSGVPAIGASGAIAGVLGAYIIRFPKAQILTLVPLGFFLTTIRIPAVFFLGFWFVQQALYGVASLQAPANIGMEGGGIAYWAHAGGFVFGAILGPILGLFSSRNKERFF, translated from the coding sequence GTGGTTCCCCTGCACGACAATAATCCGACTAGAATTACTCCCTATCTCACCTATACATTGATTGGCATCAATGTTTTTGTGTTTTTACACGAACTCAGTTTATCTCCCCAACAGTTAGAGCAGTTTTTCTATACCTACGGTGTTGTCCCTAGGGAATTAACAGCAAGCTTGAGTAGCGGCGATACAGATCGGATAATCTCGCAATCGCTAACGCTAGTGACCTCGCAGTTTCTGCACGGCGGTTTTTTGCACATTGCTGGCAATATGTTGTTTTTGTGGGTATTTGGCAATAATATTGAAGACCAGCTCGGTCGCATTAAATATCTTATTTTTTATCTGACGTGCGGCGTGTTAGCGGCTCTAACTCAATGGTTTTTCTCGATGCAATCGGGCGTTCCTGCCATCGGTGCTAGCGGCGCGATCGCAGGAGTCCTGGGAGCATATATTATCCGCTTTCCTAAAGCGCAAATCCTAACTCTAGTTCCGTTGGGCTTCTTTCTGACTACCATTAGAATTCCCGCCGTGTTCTTTCTCGGTTTTTGGTTCGTGCAGCAAGCTCTCTATGGCGTTGCCAGCCTGCAAGCACCTGCTAACATCGGCATGGAAGGTGGCGGAATTGCCTATTGGGCGCACGCGGGCGGTTTCGTTTTCGGGGCGATTCTCGGTCCGATATTGGGATTGTTTTCCTCTAGGAATAAGGAAAGATTCTTCTAA
- a CDS encoding helix-turn-helix domain-containing protein yields MSSPPLRIFLSREQDRTLWELRKAPRVPQRTKDRAEAIRLSGMGWKVEKIAIYLKWSPSTVRSTLHRWQNLGLARLWDAPRPERRRKWLPEQIETLCEKLETEQRTYSSRQLCQVLATSQQVHLVA; encoded by the coding sequence ATGTCATCTCCGCCTTTAAGAATCTTTCTCAGCCGAGAACAAGACCGAACTCTCTGGGAGTTAAGAAAAGCGCCCCGCGTTCCGCAAAGAACTAAAGATAGAGCCGAAGCTATCAGGCTTTCAGGAATGGGATGGAAGGTCGAGAAGATAGCCATCTATTTGAAATGGTCTCCCTCAACTGTCCGCTCAACCCTGCACCGATGGCAAAACTTGGGATTGGCGAGATTGTGGGATGCTCCCCGACCTGAAAGAAGAAGAAAATGGCTGCCAGAACAGATCGAGACTCTCTGCGAAAAATTAGAGACCGAGCAACGAACCTACAGCAGCCGACAGTTATGTCAAGTTTTAGCGACATCTCAACAAGTCCATTTAGTGGCTTAA
- a CDS encoding transposase: MRQNLDYGKKANQKLHQWNFGSIRQKLKYKCAQVGIHTELISEEYTSQECLSCRKRNKPKNRNYRCSRGFSWHRDGLGSANIRAKYLGEILVVGLMARSKTG; encoded by the coding sequence ATTAGGCAAAATCTTGATTACGGAAAGAAAGCTAATCAAAAACTCCACCAATGGAATTTTGGCTCTATTCGGCAAAAATTAAAATATAAATGTGCCCAAGTGGGTATTCATACAGAATTAATTTCTGAAGAATATACCAGTCAAGAATGCTTATCTTGTCGAAAAAGAAATAAGCCCAAAAATCGTAATTATCGTTGTTCCCGTGGTTTTTCTTGGCATAGAGACGGATTAGGTAGTGCCAATATTCGTGCAAAGTATCTGGGAGAAATCCTAGTAGTTGGTCTTATGGCTAGATCCAAAACTGGGTAG